Proteins encoded within one genomic window of Siniperca chuatsi isolate FFG_IHB_CAS linkage group LG4, ASM2008510v1, whole genome shotgun sequence:
- the exosc6 gene encoding exosome complex component MTR3: MPTDTKRVRGPEVSQSPSLFLCKPAASHGPRADGRQRDQVDVRPVFVRCGLVSQAKGSAYIEAGNTKLMCCVYGPRETERKDETDMKCGRLTTDMRFAPFSCPERGSWIQGSQDKDLSLMLHESLQPAVCLHKYPRSQIEVNVMVLENSGSVLAHAVTCASLALADAGIEMYDLVLGCSIRQDGASYVVDPSYTEENSCSSVSSDNQGGLTVAFLPSLNQISGLQSDGEMTEETLTAGVRTCIEGCYKLYPVIQQALARAVRRAAPPPSES, from the exons ATGCCGACTGATACCAAACGTGTACGCGGCCCAGAAGTGTCTCAAAGTCcgtctttgtttttgtgcaaaCCGGCGGCCTCGCACGGCCCTAGAGCGGACGGTCGGCAGCGGGATCAAGTGGACGTCCGGCCTGTTTTTGTCCGGTGCGGGCTGGTGAGCCAGGCCAAAGGGTCCGCGTACATCGAGGCTGGAAACACCAAGTTGATGTGCTGCGTTTACGGCCCCAGAGAAACAGAGCGGAAAGATGAGACCGATATGAAATGTGGAAg GTTGACTACTGACATGCGTTTTGCTCCATTTTCCTGCCCGGAGAGGGGCTCCTGGATTCAGGGGAGCCAGGACAAGGacctctccctgatgctgcATGAGAGTCTGCAGCCAGCTGTGTGCCTCCACAAATATCCCCGCTCTCAGATCGAGGTCAACGTGATGGTTCTTGAGAACAGCGGTTCAGTTCTGGCCCATGCAGTCACATGCGCTTCTCTCGCTCTCGCAGATGCAGGGATtgaaatgtatgatctggtgcTTGGTTGTTCCATCCGCCAGGATGGCGCCTCTTATGTGGTTGACCCTTCTTACACGGAGgaaaacagctgcagctcagtCAGCAGCGATAACCAGGGCGGTCTGACTGTTGCGTTCCTCCCCAGCCTGAACCAGATTTCTGGGCTGCAGTCAGATGGAGAAATGACTGAAGAGACTCTGACAGCTGGGGTTCGGACCTGCATTGAGGGATGCTATAAACTGTACCCGGTCATCCAACAAGCCCTGGCCAGGGCTGTGCGCAGGGCTGCTCCCCCACCATCAGAGAGCTGA